Proteins from a single region of Haloarcula laminariae:
- a CDS encoding glycoside hydrolase family 55 protein, which yields MATLNVQDYGAAGDGSTDDTAAINDAIADAGTGDTVLIPATADHYLVSSGNRAAVDFTGVADDVTITGEGPGSRLKMDDVTDGKNQWVLGAEADGGTFSGITIRQLTLDGNRDDNGDQSTAGFNLYPGGSGHDIRIEDVVAENCAGTGMSFSGVGSVTLRRITSRNNGQHGFDFAGADEQPDFDARSLKAVDNDGTGIDFHNGNHVVEDLYCDSNRSGTKMGHTGGDADSVVLRNANLRNARENSGFRETMRDNAGTDVTLDNVQVIGAALHGFRLSNSGNYTITEILTDGTGYGPQNRAPIYITDSASVDADVVRSQNGRYGPGVRDDSPESSSISEYYHYNNPGGAVDGDVDIGSRYNEESSELDVPGPNDVGAFTSSSGTVEEEETELTTKPATYRTNFSTYETGAVPGDWTPEYASTDDDWAAVAEPSPAGSAVLRFDSDTSARHAISYDQVGTAADVELLGLFRVSDLSQSPTAGGRLVLRGSGSSGDESGYFVNVRDSRFGVWKYDGGSSDRLVEWGDPSDDQWYFVRFRATDDRLRARVWPADADEPSDWDADTTDASLTSGWVGVGSYSEFADDWGFLSVGVGGESAPMPDMSTTEPSRSAVIQTIDGTIQTG from the coding sequence ATGGCGACACTCAACGTTCAGGACTACGGCGCGGCGGGCGACGGAAGCACCGACGACACGGCCGCGATAAATGACGCTATCGCCGACGCCGGGACGGGCGACACCGTCCTGATACCGGCGACGGCCGACCACTACCTCGTCAGCTCGGGGAACCGCGCGGCGGTCGATTTCACCGGCGTCGCGGACGACGTGACCATCACCGGCGAGGGACCGGGGTCGCGCCTCAAGATGGACGACGTGACCGACGGGAAGAACCAGTGGGTCCTCGGCGCGGAGGCCGACGGCGGCACCTTCTCGGGAATTACCATCCGGCAGCTCACCCTCGACGGGAACCGCGATGACAACGGGGACCAGTCCACCGCCGGGTTCAACCTCTATCCGGGCGGAAGCGGCCACGACATCCGCATCGAGGACGTCGTCGCCGAGAACTGCGCCGGCACCGGGATGAGCTTCAGCGGCGTCGGCTCGGTGACGCTTCGCCGCATCACCTCCCGTAACAACGGCCAGCACGGGTTCGACTTCGCGGGCGCCGACGAACAGCCGGACTTCGACGCGCGCTCGCTGAAGGCCGTCGACAACGACGGCACCGGTATCGACTTCCACAACGGGAACCACGTGGTCGAGGACCTCTACTGCGACAGCAACCGCAGCGGGACGAAAATGGGCCACACCGGCGGCGACGCCGACAGCGTCGTCCTCCGGAACGCCAACCTCCGGAACGCCCGCGAGAACAGCGGCTTCCGGGAGACGATGCGTGACAACGCGGGCACCGACGTCACGCTGGACAACGTCCAGGTCATCGGCGCGGCGCTGCACGGCTTCCGCCTCTCGAACTCGGGGAACTACACCATCACGGAGATACTCACCGACGGGACGGGGTACGGCCCCCAGAACCGGGCCCCCATCTACATCACGGACTCGGCGTCCGTCGACGCCGACGTGGTCCGGTCACAGAACGGGCGATACGGCCCCGGCGTTCGGGACGACTCGCCGGAGTCCAGTTCCATCTCTGAGTACTACCACTACAACAACCCCGGCGGCGCCGTCGACGGCGACGTCGACATCGGGAGCCGGTACAACGAGGAGTCGTCGGAGCTCGACGTGCCGGGCCCCAACGACGTGGGCGCGTTCACGTCGTCCTCTGGGACGGTCGAGGAAGAGGAGACCGAACTGACGACGAAACCGGCGACCTACCGGACGAACTTCTCGACCTACGAGACGGGGGCGGTCCCTGGCGACTGGACGCCGGAGTACGCCTCCACCGACGACGACTGGGCGGCCGTCGCCGAGCCGTCGCCGGCCGGGAGCGCGGTGTTGCGCTTCGACTCGGACACCAGCGCCCGCCACGCCATCTCGTACGACCAGGTCGGGACGGCGGCGGACGTGGAACTGCTCGGCCTGTTCCGCGTGAGCGACCTCTCACAGAGCCCGACGGCCGGCGGTCGGCTCGTCCTCCGCGGCTCGGGGAGTTCGGGCGACGAAAGCGGCTACTTCGTCAACGTCCGTGACAGCCGTTTCGGCGTCTGGAAGTACGACGGCGGGAGCTCCGACCGGCTCGTCGAGTGGGGCGACCCGTCGGACGACCAGTGGTACTTCGTCCGGTTCCGCGCCACGGACGACCGGCTACGGGCCCGCGTCTGGCCCGCGGACGCGGACGAACCGAGCGACTGGGACGCCGACACCACCGACGCCTCGCTCACCTCGGGGTGGGTCGGCGTCGGCTCCTACAGCGAGTTCGCCGACGACTGGGGCTTCCTCTCGGTCGGCGTCGGCGGGGAGAGTGCCCCGATGCCCGATATGTCGACGACCGAGCCCAGCCGCAGCGCCGTCATCCAGACCATCGACGGCACTATCCAGACCGGGTAG
- a CDS encoding Gfo/Idh/MocA family protein: MGYDIGFIGTGADPDDPDQDGFAMAYRHAAGYEALDNCRLTACADIVRENAERFAVEYGIEHVYEQYERMLAETQPDIVSVCVPPGLHADIVIDCAETGVPDAIHCEKPMAKTWGDCREMVEVCESEGVQLTFNHQKRFGGPAREAKRLLDDGAIGELERVEFGEEHLYDTGTHVFDICSYLTDDEPVEWVMGQVDYREENVWFGAHNENHGLATWSYGDGTRGLAMTGEGSGFVGCYLRLRGSDGCIELGGADGPPLRMRNGSGWKRVDTDREGIHSTSPSRLGRLQNRLVERLPFLATDDGPSATYTERAIAEVVAALDDGRPPEIGGRTALRSTELIFASWESARRRGRIDLPLDIDDNPLESMVESGELSPRAAD, encoded by the coding sequence ATGGGATACGACATCGGATTTATCGGCACGGGGGCGGACCCGGACGACCCGGACCAGGACGGGTTCGCGATGGCCTACCGGCACGCGGCCGGCTACGAGGCGCTCGACAACTGCCGGCTGACGGCGTGTGCGGACATCGTCCGCGAGAACGCCGAGCGCTTCGCCGTCGAGTACGGCATCGAACACGTCTACGAACAGTACGAGCGGATGCTCGCGGAGACCCAGCCCGACATCGTCAGCGTCTGCGTGCCGCCGGGGCTGCACGCGGACATCGTCATCGACTGCGCCGAGACGGGCGTTCCCGACGCGATTCACTGCGAGAAGCCCATGGCCAAGACCTGGGGCGACTGCCGCGAGATGGTCGAGGTCTGTGAGTCCGAAGGGGTACAGCTCACGTTCAACCACCAGAAGCGCTTCGGCGGGCCCGCCCGCGAGGCCAAGCGGCTGCTCGACGACGGCGCTATCGGCGAGCTGGAGCGGGTGGAGTTCGGCGAGGAGCACCTCTACGACACGGGCACGCACGTCTTCGACATCTGTTCGTACCTGACCGACGACGAACCGGTCGAGTGGGTCATGGGACAGGTCGACTACCGGGAGGAGAACGTCTGGTTCGGGGCCCACAACGAGAACCACGGCCTGGCGACCTGGAGCTACGGGGACGGGACCCGCGGGCTGGCGATGACCGGAGAGGGGAGCGGCTTCGTCGGCTGTTATCTCCGGCTGCGCGGGAGCGACGGCTGCATCGAACTCGGCGGGGCCGACGGCCCGCCGCTCCGGATGCGCAACGGGTCCGGCTGGAAGCGGGTCGACACGGACCGGGAGGGCATCCACAGCACGTCGCCGAGCCGACTCGGTCGGCTGCAAAACCGGCTCGTCGAGCGGCTCCCCTTCCTCGCCACCGACGACGGCCCCAGCGCCACGTACACCGAGCGGGCCATCGCCGAGGTCGTGGCGGCCCTGGACGACGGGCGCCCGCCCGAAATCGGCGGCCGGACCGCGCTGCGGTCGACCGAGCTCATCTTCGCGAGCTGGGAGTCGGCGCGGCGCCGCGGCCGCATCGACCTCCCGCTCGACATCGACGACAACCCCCTCGAGAGCATGGTCGAGTCGGGGGAGCTCTCACCCCGAGCGGCCGACTGA
- a CDS encoding glycosyltransferase family 2 protein, producing the protein MPDIAIIVPTLDADRTFGWESTLRDSAVEAELIVRDDGSASAARNAGIREATADKLVFLDDDSVPQGDYFERVSSLLDDHKAVTGRIRDTGAWYIRPVSSSAYDQGEEGHHTDTVVGCNMAVRREVIEDIGGFDERLPYGHEETELIDRLCESYDVWYSPDLVVDHPFADSLSGYLEKQYRHGREAVPYYEIRGENVPRRMARFALVPSHYTGPTAAATALRTLGQLVAVVGLLRGYVGHLLAAGGEGPLDGNADGGV; encoded by the coding sequence ATGCCGGACATCGCAATCATCGTCCCGACGCTCGACGCCGACAGGACCTTCGGCTGGGAGTCGACGCTTCGGGACTCGGCCGTCGAGGCCGAACTCATCGTGCGGGACGACGGGAGCGCATCGGCGGCGAGGAACGCCGGGATCCGTGAGGCGACCGCGGACAAACTGGTCTTTCTCGACGACGACTCGGTCCCGCAGGGGGACTACTTCGAGCGGGTCTCGTCGCTGCTGGACGACCACAAGGCGGTGACCGGGCGGATTCGGGACACGGGCGCGTGGTACATCCGCCCGGTCTCGTCGAGCGCGTACGACCAGGGCGAGGAGGGCCATCACACGGACACCGTCGTCGGCTGTAACATGGCCGTCCGTCGCGAGGTCATCGAGGACATCGGCGGGTTCGACGAGCGGCTCCCCTACGGCCACGAGGAGACGGAGCTCATCGACCGCCTCTGTGAGAGCTACGACGTCTGGTACAGCCCCGATTTGGTCGTCGACCACCCATTCGCCGACTCGCTGAGCGGCTACCTTGAGAAGCAGTACCGCCACGGGCGCGAGGCCGTCCCCTACTACGAGATTCGCGGGGAGAACGTCCCGCGCCGGATGGCGCGGTTCGCGCTGGTCCCGAGCCACTACACCGGCCCGACGGCCGCGGCGACGGCCCTCAGAACGCTCGGCCAGCTCGTGGCCGTGGTCGGGCTGTTGCGGGGCTACGTCGGCCATCTCCTCGCGGCCGGCGGGGAGGGGCCGCTCGATGGGAACGCTGACGGCGGGGTCTGA
- a CDS encoding glycosyltransferase family 2 protein, protein MSTTSSHPTDCQLTSDVVIGIPAYNEADTVGGVVRTARSSSVDVLVVDDGSDDRTAAAATEAGATVLRHEENRGYGAALGTLFSAAHEHGVDHLVVVDADGQHDPTDALDLVAAQRSSDGDIVIGSRFVEGSETDMPLYRRFGLGVINALTGAALWLGYSSERVADTQSGFRAYNADAIELLACRADLSDGMDASLDILFHAADEDYSFAEAPVDVTYDVAEANTHNPVVHGTVLVSNIFGRVLSDRPGRVLGVPGSLCLLVGGVLARVSVTGLTLLSAFIPALVTLLLLTGSGLVGAALAIGRVASASE, encoded by the coding sequence ATGAGCACGACATCCTCCCACCCCACCGACTGCCAGTTGACGAGTGACGTGGTAATCGGTATCCCCGCGTACAACGAGGCCGACACCGTCGGTGGCGTCGTCCGCACGGCCCGTTCGTCGTCCGTCGACGTGCTGGTGGTCGACGACGGGAGCGACGACCGGACCGCGGCGGCGGCTACCGAAGCCGGTGCCACGGTGCTCCGCCACGAGGAGAACCGGGGCTACGGGGCCGCGCTGGGCACGCTGTTTTCGGCCGCCCACGAACACGGTGTGGACCACCTCGTCGTCGTCGACGCCGACGGACAGCACGACCCGACCGACGCACTGGACCTCGTCGCCGCCCAGCGCTCCTCCGACGGCGACATCGTCATCGGGAGCCGCTTTGTCGAGGGCTCGGAGACCGACATGCCGCTGTACCGCCGGTTCGGACTGGGCGTCATCAACGCGCTGACCGGCGCCGCGCTGTGGCTGGGCTACTCCTCGGAGCGGGTCGCGGACACCCAGAGCGGCTTTCGGGCGTACAACGCCGACGCCATCGAGTTGCTCGCCTGCCGGGCGGACCTGAGCGACGGGATGGACGCGAGCCTCGACATCCTGTTTCACGCCGCCGACGAGGACTACAGCTTCGCCGAGGCGCCGGTCGACGTGACCTACGACGTCGCCGAGGCCAACACGCACAACCCCGTCGTCCACGGGACCGTCCTCGTCTCGAACATCTTCGGCCGCGTCCTCTCGGACCGGCCGGGTCGGGTCCTCGGCGTGCCGGGCTCCCTCTGTCTGCTGGTCGGCGGGGTACTCGCTCGCGTCTCGGTCACCGGCCTGACGCTGCTCTCGGCGTTCATCCCGGCGCTGGTCACGCTGCTCCTGCTGACCGGTAGCGGGCTGGTCGGGGCCGCCCTGGCCATCGGCCGTGTGGCATCGGCCAGCGAGTGA
- the wecB gene encoding non-hydrolyzing UDP-N-acetylglucosamine 2-epimerase has translation MTPRIVFVLGTRPEIVKLAPVLRACDRAGVDYSVVHTGQHYSERLDGVFFDDLELATPEYNLDVGSGDHAAQTGEMVARLGEVFDRESPDVVVVQGDTNSAFAGGIVASKRDVALAHVEAGLRSFNREMPEEVNRVLVDHAADHLFAPTDEAADQLRTEAIPERRIEVTGNTVVDAVKQHAALAREKSDVLAELDLRAPFALLTAHRPGNVDDPERFQGLLDGVARYADERDLPVVYPVHPRSREKMEEFDLDVPDAVDCVEPLNFLDFLRLESEAAVAFTDSGGVQEETCVLGTPCVTVRESTERPETVAAGSNVLAEPTPESIAAAAAEVREGPDDWESPFGDGHAAERILATLGVDAPVVSGEVPV, from the coding sequence ATGACGCCCCGAATCGTCTTCGTGCTCGGAACGCGTCCAGAGATCGTCAAACTCGCGCCGGTACTCAGGGCCTGTGACCGCGCCGGCGTCGACTACAGCGTGGTACACACGGGTCAGCACTACTCCGAGCGCCTCGACGGGGTCTTCTTCGACGACCTTGAACTGGCGACGCCGGAGTACAACCTCGACGTCGGGTCGGGCGACCACGCGGCCCAGACGGGCGAGATGGTGGCCCGTCTCGGGGAGGTGTTCGACCGGGAATCCCCCGACGTGGTCGTCGTCCAGGGCGACACGAACTCGGCCTTCGCGGGCGGAATCGTCGCGAGCAAGCGCGACGTGGCCCTGGCCCACGTCGAGGCCGGCCTCCGGAGCTTCAACCGGGAGATGCCAGAGGAGGTCAACCGGGTGCTCGTCGACCACGCCGCCGACCACCTCTTCGCTCCCACCGACGAGGCCGCCGACCAGCTCCGGACCGAGGCCATCCCCGAGCGGCGAATCGAGGTGACCGGGAACACCGTCGTCGACGCCGTCAAGCAACACGCCGCGCTGGCACGCGAGAAGAGCGACGTACTCGCCGAACTGGACCTCCGGGCGCCGTTCGCGCTGCTGACCGCCCACCGGCCGGGCAACGTCGACGACCCAGAGCGGTTCCAGGGGCTCCTCGACGGCGTCGCCCGTTACGCCGACGAGCGGGACCTCCCGGTCGTCTACCCCGTTCACCCGCGCTCCCGCGAGAAGATGGAGGAGTTCGACCTCGACGTCCCCGACGCCGTCGACTGCGTCGAGCCGCTGAACTTCCTCGATTTCCTCCGGCTGGAGAGCGAGGCGGCGGTCGCCTTCACCGACTCGGGTGGCGTCCAGGAGGAGACCTGCGTCCTCGGGACCCCCTGCGTGACGGTCCGGGAGAGCACGGAGCGGCCCGAGACCGTCGCCGCGGGGTCGAACGTCCTCGCCGAGCCGACGCCCGAAAGCATCGCGGCGGCCGCCGCCGAGGTCCGGGAAGGCCCCGACGACTGGGAGTCCCCCTTCGGAGACGGGCACGCGGCCGAGCGCATCCTCGCGACGCTCGGGGTGGATGCGCCGGTCGTGTCGGGGGAGGTCCCGGTATGA
- a CDS encoding nucleotide sugar dehydrogenase: MTAGPDRGDDRAATGSDVSADTATVAVHGLGYVGLPTAALFANNGHSVYGIDTQPDKLDRLRTDGADFREDDLNDYVDRVLDTEALRLRERPVESDYHLICVPTPFDHDRNVADLSYVRAAAEGIAPKLRPGDTVIVESTVPPGTTANVVGETLERNGDLLRETFNLAFCPETVLPGSILDELRNNDRIVGGIDDEATAAARDLFAGAVDGEIHTAPDAATAEFAKLAQNTHRDANIAIANELAAVARDHGVVPRPAFELANEHPRVDILRPGPGVGGHCLPVDPLYLGQHSDHVDLIERARAVNDGMVDYVRELLEDGLGSLAGTRIAVFGLAYKGNVSDTRNSPAKRFVDQLVETPEMVATDGGEGSVDVRVHDPHVDSADVDLWSGPAALEGADALVFMTDHDEFDDVDPEAVAERMADDVVVDARGLTDESWHDAGLDVRRL, from the coding sequence ATGACAGCCGGTCCCGACCGCGGCGACGACAGAGCGGCCACCGGCTCCGATGTCAGTGCCGATACGGCCACCGTCGCCGTCCACGGGCTGGGCTACGTCGGGCTGCCGACGGCGGCACTGTTCGCCAACAACGGGCACTCCGTCTACGGTATCGACACCCAGCCCGACAAGCTCGACCGGCTCCGGACCGACGGCGCCGACTTCCGGGAGGACGACCTCAACGACTACGTCGACCGCGTGCTCGATACCGAGGCCCTTCGCCTCCGCGAGCGGCCCGTCGAGAGCGACTACCACCTGATATGCGTCCCGACGCCGTTCGACCACGACCGCAACGTCGCCGACCTCTCGTACGTGCGGGCCGCCGCCGAGGGCATCGCCCCGAAGCTTCGGCCGGGCGATACGGTCATCGTCGAGTCGACGGTGCCGCCGGGGACCACGGCGAACGTGGTCGGCGAGACGCTCGAACGCAACGGCGACCTGCTCCGGGAGACGTTCAACCTCGCGTTCTGCCCCGAGACGGTGCTACCGGGGTCGATACTCGACGAACTCCGCAACAACGACCGCATCGTCGGCGGCATCGACGACGAGGCCACCGCCGCTGCCCGGGACCTCTTTGCGGGCGCGGTCGACGGCGAGATTCACACTGCGCCCGACGCCGCGACGGCGGAGTTCGCCAAGCTGGCCCAGAACACCCACCGCGACGCCAACATCGCCATCGCCAACGAACTCGCGGCGGTGGCCCGCGACCACGGGGTGGTCCCGCGGCCGGCGTTCGAACTCGCCAACGAACACCCCCGGGTCGACATCCTCCGACCGGGGCCGGGCGTCGGCGGCCACTGCCTCCCGGTCGACCCCCTGTATCTCGGCCAGCACTCCGACCACGTCGACCTCATCGAGCGGGCCCGCGCGGTCAACGACGGGATGGTCGACTACGTCCGGGAGCTCTTAGAGGACGGGCTCGGCTCGCTCGCCGGGACGCGCATCGCCGTCTTCGGGCTGGCGTACAAGGGCAACGTGTCCGACACGCGCAACAGCCCGGCCAAGCGGTTCGTCGACCAGCTCGTCGAGACGCCGGAGATGGTCGCCACCGACGGCGGCGAGGGGTCGGTCGACGTGCGCGTCCACGACCCACACGTCGATTCGGCCGACGTCGACCTCTGGAGCGGCCCGGCCGCCCTGGAGGGGGCCGACGCGCTCGTCTTCATGACCGACCACGACGAGTTCGACGACGTGGACCCCGAGGCGGTGGCCGAGCGGATGGCCGACGACGTGGTGGTCGACGCCCGCGGGCTCACTGACGAGTCCTGGCACGACGCGGGACTCGACGTGCGACGCCTCTGA
- the cysK gene encoding cysteine synthase A has product MAQHTKMDVTSSIDELIGETPLLRLSSFAENLLGKVEGQNPYSVKDRIAREILDTAEDDGALEPGGMVVESTSGNTGIGLAAVCAARDYDCVLTMPSSMSEERRSILRALGAELELTPAAEGMGGANKRAAELVDEHDNAILASQFDNEANPAAHRQTTGPELWRATNGEIDAVVAGVGTGGTITGVAEHMKEDRGETSFTAIAVEPAQSPTLSEQSSASHDIQGIGPGFLPDVLRTELVDEVSAVDGSDAKAAARKLGHTEGVLVGISSGAALAAAADYATDNPDELVAVVLPDPGERYLSTDLYETG; this is encoded by the coding sequence ATGGCACAACACACGAAGATGGACGTCACGTCGTCGATAGACGAGTTGATCGGGGAGACCCCGTTGCTCCGTCTCTCTTCGTTCGCCGAGAACCTCCTCGGGAAGGTCGAAGGGCAGAACCCGTACTCGGTCAAGGACCGTATCGCCCGCGAGATTCTCGACACCGCCGAGGACGACGGGGCGCTCGAACCGGGCGGGATGGTCGTCGAGTCCACGAGCGGTAACACCGGTATCGGTCTGGCGGCCGTCTGTGCCGCCCGAGACTACGACTGCGTGCTCACGATGCCGTCCTCGATGTCCGAGGAACGGCGGTCGATTCTCCGCGCCCTCGGGGCGGAGCTGGAGCTCACGCCCGCGGCGGAGGGGATGGGCGGGGCGAACAAGCGCGCGGCGGAACTCGTCGACGAGCACGACAACGCGATCCTGGCCAGTCAGTTCGACAACGAGGCCAACCCCGCGGCCCACCGCCAGACGACGGGGCCGGAGCTGTGGCGGGCGACAAACGGGGAAATCGACGCCGTCGTCGCGGGCGTCGGGACCGGCGGGACCATCACCGGCGTCGCCGAGCACATGAAGGAGGACCGCGGCGAGACGTCGTTTACCGCTATCGCCGTCGAGCCCGCCCAGTCGCCGACGCTCTCGGAGCAGAGCTCGGCCAGTCACGACATCCAGGGCATCGGGCCCGGATTCCTCCCGGACGTGCTCCGCACGGAACTGGTCGACGAGGTCAGCGCGGTCGACGGCTCCGACGCGAAAGCGGCGGCCCGCAAGCTCGGCCACACCGAAGGGGTCTTAGTCGGGATATCGTCGGGCGCGGCGCTCGCTGCCGCGGCCGACTACGCGACGGACAACCCGGACGAGCTGGTCGCCGTCGTGTTGCCGGACCCGGGCGAACGATATCTCTCCACGGACCTGTACGAGACCGGCTGA
- a CDS encoding redox-regulated ATPase YchF, with translation MLSIALAGKPNAGKSTFYKAATMADVDVGNYPFTTIDANRGVSHVRTDCPCLSLDERCGDDNCHGGKRYVPVELIDVAGLVPGAHEGRGLGNQFLDELTNADVILNVVDASGGTDAEGEPVEVGEHDPVEDVDFIEEEMDLWLASIVDRNWESIERQSRSPDFALDESLVDLLAGVGASELDVARTLRELDYPEDPIAWTDEDREALAREIRERTKPIVVVANKADIAPEGNVERLREAADVVVPATADGELALRNAAAAGVVDYDPGDTDFDIVGDVSDQQREGLDRIRGVMADYGGTGVQAAMDTAVYDLLDHITAYPVQNDTKWTDGQGNVLPDAHLLPRGSTPKDLAYAVHSDIGDGYTHAVDAREERRISDETELEEGAVVKIISDG, from the coding sequence ATGCTCTCTATCGCGCTCGCCGGCAAGCCAAACGCCGGGAAGTCTACCTTCTACAAGGCCGCGACCATGGCCGACGTCGACGTCGGTAACTACCCCTTCACGACCATCGACGCCAACCGCGGCGTGAGCCACGTCCGGACCGACTGCCCCTGCCTCTCGCTGGACGAGCGCTGTGGCGACGACAACTGCCACGGCGGGAAGCGGTACGTCCCCGTCGAACTCATCGACGTGGCGGGGCTGGTGCCGGGCGCCCACGAGGGCCGCGGGCTGGGCAATCAGTTCCTCGACGAACTCACGAACGCCGACGTGATTCTGAACGTCGTTGACGCCTCCGGAGGGACCGACGCCGAGGGCGAACCCGTCGAGGTCGGCGAACACGACCCCGTCGAGGACGTGGACTTCATCGAGGAGGAGATGGACCTCTGGCTCGCCAGCATCGTCGACCGCAACTGGGAGTCCATCGAGCGCCAGTCCCGGTCGCCCGACTTCGCGCTGGACGAGTCCCTCGTCGACCTGCTTGCCGGCGTCGGCGCGAGCGAACTCGACGTGGCCCGCACGCTCCGTGAACTGGACTACCCCGAGGACCCAATCGCCTGGACCGACGAGGACCGCGAGGCGCTGGCCCGCGAGATACGCGAGCGGACCAAACCCATCGTCGTCGTTGCCAACAAGGCCGACATCGCCCCGGAGGGGAACGTCGAACGGCTTCGCGAGGCCGCCGACGTGGTGGTTCCCGCGACGGCCGACGGCGAGCTCGCGCTCCGCAACGCGGCGGCGGCCGGCGTCGTCGACTACGACCCCGGCGACACCGACTTCGACATCGTCGGCGACGTGAGCGACCAGCAACGCGAGGGCCTGGACCGGATTCGCGGGGTGATGGCTGACTACGGCGGGACGGGCGTCCAGGCCGCGATGGACACCGCCGTCTACGACCTGCTCGACCACATCACCGCCTACCCCGTCCAGAACGACACGAAGTGGACCGACGGCCAGGGGAACGTCCTCCCGGACGCCCACCTGCTCCCGCGCGGCTCGACGCCGAAAGACCTCGCGTACGCCGTCCACTCGGACATCGGCGACGGCTACACCCACGCCGTCGACGCCCGCGAGGAACGGCGCATCAGCGACGAGACCGAGCTCGAAGAGGGCGCCGTCGTCAAGATCATCTCCGACGGGTGA
- a CDS encoding polymer-forming cytoskeletal protein: protein MQFGTDPLSELSIPDGTTVEEHDLVTDGDVVVGGQSTVEFGVRGRSVIADERVRFGGHIEADGDCRLDMWCDVAENVLVAEDAYIGERVHIGGELRVAGDLDIGDDVDIEEGFEANGWIVIRNPMPTIVFLFVYLSQLLRIGEDEAAEEVLSEMLGDDEHDPLLIPRGASVSDDAWRVSTPAVIGDDCRLHGNIRAQSLEVGRDNVVFGSLRAREDIVLGKGSEIKGDVTTRDGDVRIGPGVKVWGDISAATVSLHENATIDGKIRASEEMRMHTDEVLTRPDEDAEAMAEMAEALGDDGDGTATEQADTDTTEADHADDAAGDRDDGGAGDDAAVTDGTDDEEEAPAE, encoded by the coding sequence GTGCAATTCGGCACCGACCCGCTCTCCGAACTCTCGATTCCCGACGGCACTACTGTCGAGGAACACGACCTCGTGACGGACGGAGACGTGGTGGTCGGCGGCCAGAGCACGGTCGAGTTCGGCGTCCGCGGCCGGTCGGTCATCGCGGACGAGCGGGTCCGCTTTGGCGGCCACATCGAGGCCGACGGCGACTGCCGACTCGACATGTGGTGTGACGTCGCGGAGAACGTCCTCGTCGCCGAGGACGCCTACATCGGCGAGCGGGTCCACATCGGCGGCGAGTTGCGCGTCGCGGGCGACCTCGACATCGGCGACGACGTGGACATAGAGGAGGGGTTCGAGGCGAACGGCTGGATCGTCATCCGCAACCCGATGCCGACCATCGTCTTCCTCTTTGTCTACCTCTCGCAGTTGCTCCGCATCGGCGAGGACGAGGCCGCAGAAGAGGTACTCTCGGAGATGCTCGGCGACGACGAGCACGACCCGCTGTTGATTCCCCGGGGTGCCAGCGTCTCCGACGACGCCTGGCGGGTGTCGACGCCGGCCGTCATCGGCGACGACTGCCGCCTGCACGGCAACATCCGCGCACAGTCCCTGGAGGTCGGCCGCGACAACGTCGTCTTCGGCAGCCTGCGGGCCCGCGAGGACATCGTGCTGGGCAAGGGCAGCGAGATAAAGGGCGACGTGACGACCCGCGACGGCGACGTCCGCATCGGCCCCGGCGTGAAGGTATGGGGCGACATCTCTGCTGCCACCGTTTCCCTCCACGAGAACGCGACCATCGACGGGAAGATTCGCGCGAGCGAGGAGATGCGGATGCACACCGACGAGGTGCTCACCCGCCCCGACGAGGACGCCGAGGCGATGGCCGAGATGGCCGAAGCGCTCGGGGACGACGGGGACGGGACCGCGACGGAACAAGCTGACACTGACACTACGGAGGCGGACCACGCAGACGACGCGGCTGGAGACCGCGACGACGGTGGGGCCGGCGACGACGCGGCGGTCACGGACGGTACCGACGACGAGGAAGAGGCCCCGGCGGAGTAG
- a CDS encoding DUF5800 family protein — MTVLSFDDQGVDVVYDGTEFRLEKALIEDAVQKSYPDVTDHEVLQIVEPDPSLSGEPRRIAEIVE; from the coding sequence ATGACCGTTCTCTCGTTCGACGATCAGGGCGTCGATGTCGTCTACGACGGTACGGAGTTCAGACTGGAGAAGGCCCTCATCGAGGACGCCGTACAGAAGTCCTATCCCGACGTGACCGACCACGAGGTGCTCCAGATAGTCGAACCAGACCCGTCGCTGTCGGGCGAACCGCGCCGAATCGCGGAAATCGTCGAATAA